In Prunus dulcis chromosome 1, ALMONDv2, whole genome shotgun sequence, the following are encoded in one genomic region:
- the LOC117629804 gene encoding protein ACTIVITY OF BC1 COMPLEX KINASE 1, chloroplastic isoform X1, which yields MDFLCVNCTSTAPSPTKHLSSRAHAVPSHRLNAPLQAPTSFKYRLRIRRGKRPLQFRVSNVASSAIEKRRSLGSGGESRLGPSNKPSAAMEQLDFERGVCVPFRKYTPENVRNKVLESRGAIVSLISRGVEIVWSLGLYWSALTYDCFVGRDEEVVPFRARQLRNLLCDLGPSFIKAGQVLANRPDIIREDYMNELCILQDDVPSFPNQVAFNIIEEELGRPLEAVFSNISSRTIAAASLGQVYRATLRDSGEEVAIKVQRPEIEPIIYRDLFLFRTLASFLNGISLQKLGCNAELIVDEFGEKLLEELDYTLEARNIEDFIVNFKGDPTVKIPRVYKQLCGPRVLVMEWIDGIRCTNPQAVKDAGIDVNGFLTVGVSAALRQLLEFGLFHGDPHPGNIFAMQDGRIAYVDFGNVAVLSQQNKQILIDAVVHAVNEDYVEMANDFTRLGFLAPGTDVSPIVPALESIWQNSVGKGLSDFNFRSVTGKFNQLVYNYPIRIPERFSLVIRSLLTQEGICFTLQPDFKFLEVAYPYVAKRLLTDPNPALRERLIQVLFKDGVFQWKRLENLIVLAKENVTKLSSNPAFQAKDIQGSRDLQVSRKLDLTDTIKDGARLFIFDEGIRRKLILALTEDSKLHIQELVDVYRLVEDQIDVPSVAVEVARDFPTVVRDLMLSWSESVLADR from the exons ATGGACTTCCTGTGCGTAAATTGCACAAGCACAGCTCCATCTCCTACCAAGCACCTAAGCTCGAGAGCTCACGCTGTTCCAAGCCACAGATTAAATGCGCCGTTGCAAGCTCCGACGTCGTTTAAGTACAGGCTTCGAATACGGAGAGGCAAGAGACCGTTGCAATTCCGAGTTTCGAACGTTGCGTCGTCCGCAATCGAAAAGCGGAGGAGCTTGGGGAGCGGCGGTGAGAGCAGGTTGGGGCCATCGAACAAGCCTAGCGCCGCCATGGAGCAGCTCGACTTCGAACGTGGCGTTTGCGTGCCGTTCCGCAAGTACACACCCGAAAAT GTGAGGAATAAGGTGTTGGAATCCAGAGGGGCAATTGTGTCTCTAATTTCGCGAGGCGTGGAGATTGTGTGGAGTTTGGGATTGTACTGGTCTGCCTTGACGTATGACTGCTTCGTCGGAAGGGATGAAGAAGTTGTTCCATTTCGTGCTCGGCAACTTAGAAACCTCCTGTGTGATTTGGGGCCTTCTTTCATCAAAGCCGGCCAG GTTCTTGCAAACAGACCTGATATTATCAGAGAAGATTATATGAATGAACTGTGCATTCTTCAAGATGACGTTCCTTCCTTCCCCAATCAG GTTGCCTTCAATATAATAGAAGAGGAATTGGGTCGACCCCTAGAAGCTGTTTTCAGTAACATTTCGTCTCGGACGATAGCAGCTGCCAGTTTAGGTCAAGTTTACCGAGCTACGTTACGTGATTCTGGAGAGGAAGTTGCTATTAAG GTCCAAAGGCCGGAGATAGAACCTATAATTTACCGGGATCTTTTTCTATTCCGTACTCTTGCTTCATTCTTGAATGGCATCAGTCTACAGAAACTGGGGTGCAATGCTGAGCTGATTGTTGATGAATTTGGTGAGAAGCTTTTGGAGGAGCTTGATTACACTTTG GAAGCCCGCAACATTGAAGATTTTATTGTGAACTTCAAAGGTGATCCTACGGTTAAAATTCCTAGGGTTTACAAGCAACTTTGTGGTCCACGTGTTCTAGTGATGGAGTGGATTGATGGTATTCGGTGCACTAACCCACAG GCTGTTAAAGATGCTGGTATTGACGTAAATGGGTTCTTAACGGTTGGAGTCAGTGCTGCATTGCGGCAATTGCTAGAATTTGGGTTGTTCCATGGAGATCCACATCCTGGAAATATTTTTGCCATGCAAGATGGACGTATTGCATACGTGGACTTCGGGAACGTAGCTGTTCTTAGTCAG caaaataaacaaattttgaTCGATGCTGTTGTCCATGCTGTAAATGAGGACTATGTTGAGATGGCAAATGATTTCACTCGACTTGGCTTCTTGGCTCCTGGGACTGATGTCTCTCCTATTGTTCCAGCTTTAGAATCGATATGGCAGAACTCTGTTGGAAAAGGACTGTCTGACTTTAATTTTCGAAGTGTTACTG GGAAGTTTAACCAATTAGTCTACAACTATCCCATCCGTATCCCAGAAAGGTTTTCGCTTGTTATCCGTTCTTTATTGACTCAAGAGGGCATCTGTTTTACTTTGCAGCCAGACTTCAAATTTCTTGAG GTTGCCTATCCATATGTGGCAAAGCGCCTCCTAACGGATCCAAACCCAGCTCTACGTGAACGCCTCATACAG GTACTATTTAAAGATGGTGTTTTCCAATGGAAGCGGCTAGAAAACCTCATAGTTCTTGCCAAAGAAAACGTGACCAAATTGAGCAGCAACCCTGCATTCCAAGCAAAAGACAT ACAAGGGTCAAGAGACTTGCAAGTCAGTAGGAAACTGGACCTCACTGACACCATAAAAGATGGAGCTCGCCTTTTCATTTTCGACGAAGGAATTCGTAGAAAGCTCATTCTTGCTTTGACAGAAGATTCAAAGCTTCACATTCAAGAG CTTGTGGATGTATATAGACTGGTTGAGGATCAGATAGACGTACCGTCAGTTGCTGTGGAAGTAGCGCGAG ATTTTCCAACCGTTGTGCGAGATCTGATGCTTTCATGGAGTGAGTCTGTGTTAGCTGATAGGTAG
- the LOC117629804 gene encoding protein ACTIVITY OF BC1 COMPLEX KINASE 1, chloroplastic isoform X3 — translation MTASSEGMKKLFHFVLGNLETSCVIWGLLSSKPARPDIIREDYMNELCILQDDVPSFPNQVAFNIIEEELGRPLEAVFSNISSRTIAAASLGQVYRATLRDSGEEVAIKVQRPEIEPIIYRDLFLFRTLASFLNGISLQKLGCNAELIVDEFGEKLLEELDYTLEARNIEDFIVNFKGDPTVKIPRVYKQLCGPRVLVMEWIDGIRCTNPQAVKDAGIDVNGFLTVGVSAALRQLLEFGLFHGDPHPGNIFAMQDGRIAYVDFGNVAVLSQQNKQILIDAVVHAVNEDYVEMANDFTRLGFLAPGTDVSPIVPALESIWQNSVGKGLSDFNFRSVTGKFNQLVYNYPIRIPERFSLVIRSLLTQEGICFTLQPDFKFLEVAYPYVAKRLLTDPNPALRERLIQVLFKDGVFQWKRLENLIVLAKENVTKLSSNPAFQAKDIQGSRDLQVSRKLDLTDTIKDGARLFIFDEGIRRKLILALTEDSKLHIQELVDVYRLVEDQIDVPSVAVEVARDFPTVVRDLMLSWSESVLADR, via the exons ATGACTGCTTCGTCGGAAGGGATGAAGAAGTTGTTCCATTTCGTGCTCGGCAACTTAGAAACCTCCTGTGTGATTTGGGGCCTTCTTTCATCAAAGCCGGCCAG ACCTGATATTATCAGAGAAGATTATATGAATGAACTGTGCATTCTTCAAGATGACGTTCCTTCCTTCCCCAATCAG GTTGCCTTCAATATAATAGAAGAGGAATTGGGTCGACCCCTAGAAGCTGTTTTCAGTAACATTTCGTCTCGGACGATAGCAGCTGCCAGTTTAGGTCAAGTTTACCGAGCTACGTTACGTGATTCTGGAGAGGAAGTTGCTATTAAG GTCCAAAGGCCGGAGATAGAACCTATAATTTACCGGGATCTTTTTCTATTCCGTACTCTTGCTTCATTCTTGAATGGCATCAGTCTACAGAAACTGGGGTGCAATGCTGAGCTGATTGTTGATGAATTTGGTGAGAAGCTTTTGGAGGAGCTTGATTACACTTTG GAAGCCCGCAACATTGAAGATTTTATTGTGAACTTCAAAGGTGATCCTACGGTTAAAATTCCTAGGGTTTACAAGCAACTTTGTGGTCCACGTGTTCTAGTGATGGAGTGGATTGATGGTATTCGGTGCACTAACCCACAG GCTGTTAAAGATGCTGGTATTGACGTAAATGGGTTCTTAACGGTTGGAGTCAGTGCTGCATTGCGGCAATTGCTAGAATTTGGGTTGTTCCATGGAGATCCACATCCTGGAAATATTTTTGCCATGCAAGATGGACGTATTGCATACGTGGACTTCGGGAACGTAGCTGTTCTTAGTCAG caaaataaacaaattttgaTCGATGCTGTTGTCCATGCTGTAAATGAGGACTATGTTGAGATGGCAAATGATTTCACTCGACTTGGCTTCTTGGCTCCTGGGACTGATGTCTCTCCTATTGTTCCAGCTTTAGAATCGATATGGCAGAACTCTGTTGGAAAAGGACTGTCTGACTTTAATTTTCGAAGTGTTACTG GGAAGTTTAACCAATTAGTCTACAACTATCCCATCCGTATCCCAGAAAGGTTTTCGCTTGTTATCCGTTCTTTATTGACTCAAGAGGGCATCTGTTTTACTTTGCAGCCAGACTTCAAATTTCTTGAG GTTGCCTATCCATATGTGGCAAAGCGCCTCCTAACGGATCCAAACCCAGCTCTACGTGAACGCCTCATACAG GTACTATTTAAAGATGGTGTTTTCCAATGGAAGCGGCTAGAAAACCTCATAGTTCTTGCCAAAGAAAACGTGACCAAATTGAGCAGCAACCCTGCATTCCAAGCAAAAGACAT ACAAGGGTCAAGAGACTTGCAAGTCAGTAGGAAACTGGACCTCACTGACACCATAAAAGATGGAGCTCGCCTTTTCATTTTCGACGAAGGAATTCGTAGAAAGCTCATTCTTGCTTTGACAGAAGATTCAAAGCTTCACATTCAAGAG CTTGTGGATGTATATAGACTGGTTGAGGATCAGATAGACGTACCGTCAGTTGCTGTGGAAGTAGCGCGAG ATTTTCCAACCGTTGTGCGAGATCTGATGCTTTCATGGAGTGAGTCTGTGTTAGCTGATAGGTAG
- the LOC117614609 gene encoding replication protein A 32 kDa subunit A, with the protein MFSSSQFDSTSAFSGGGFMASQSTQFGDSTPSPAKSRETHGLVPVTVKQISESHQSGDEKSNFVISGADVANVSVVGMVFDKSERNTDVGFTIDDGTGRIKCRRWVNENFDSREMQEIEDGMYVRVNGHLKVFQGVRQIVAFSVRPVKNFDEVTFHFIECIHTHLQTSKLQLQGNSATQPQSVDSSLSTPVRSGSSGYQTAPSNQFSGQVSVDGIKGCDQLVLDYLQQPSSIGKEKGIHRDELSQHLKVPVEKILEAIRSLEEEGLIYSTIDEFHYKSAAYG; encoded by the exons ATGTTCTCAAGCAGCCAATTCGATTCCACCTCCGCCTTCTCCGGCGGCGGCTTCATGGCTTCTCAGTCTACTCAGTTCGGTGATTCCACTCCATCTCCGGCCAAG AGTCGCGAGACTCACGGGTTGGTTCCTGTGACAGTGAAGCAGATAAGCGAATCCCATCAATCTGGTGatgaaaagtcaaattttgtaATCAGCGGGGCAGATGTTGCTAAT GTATCGGTGGTTGGCATGGTATTTGATAAATCTGAAAGGAACACTGATGTTGGTTTCACTATTGACGATGGAACAGGGCGAATCAAATGCCGAAGATG GGTGAACGAGAATTTTGACTCAAGAGAAATGCAGGAAATAGA AGATGGAATGTATGTTCGTGTTAATGGACACTTGAAAGTCTTTCAAGGTGTTCGACAAATAGTTGCCTTCTCCGTGAG GCCTGTGAAAAACTTTGATGAAGTTACCTTTCACTTCATTGAATGCATACATACCCACTTACAGACATCAAAGTTACAG CTGCAAGGAAATTCTGCAACTCAACCTCAGTCTGTGGACTCATCTCTTAGCACTCCTGTGCGGAGTGGGTCAAGTGGATACCAGACAGCCCCATCAAACCAA TTCTCTGGGCAAGTTAGCGTTGATGGGATAAAGGGCTGTGATCAGTTGGTCCTTGACTATCTGCAGCAGCCTTCAAGCAT tggaaaagaaaaggggatACACAGAGATGAACTTTCCCAGCACCTGAAAGTCCCTGTGGAAAAGATATt GGAAGCAATCAGGTCTCTTGAAGAGGAAGGCTTAATATATTCCACGATTGATGAGTTTCACTACAAGTCAGCAGCATATGGCTAA
- the LOC117615889 gene encoding flowering-promoting factor 1, translating into MSGVWVFKNGVIRLVENPQAETSSRKKALVHLPSGQVVSSYSTLEQILTGLGWERYYGGDPDLFQFHKRSSIDLISLPRDFSKFNSVYMYDIVIKNPNIFHVRDM; encoded by the coding sequence ATGTCTGGGGTTTGGGTTTTCAAGAACGGGGTGATTCGTCTGGTGGAAAATCCACAGGCTGAGACATCTTCTAGGAAGAAGGCCTTGGTGCACTTGCCAAGTGGACAGGTGGTGTCGTCCTACTCAACGCTCGAGCAAATACTGACCGGGTTAGGGTGGGAGAGGTACTATGGAGGCGACCCCGACCTCTTCCAATTCCACAAGCGATCTTCCATTGACCTAATCTCTCTCCCCAGAGACTTCTCCAAGTTCAACTCCGTTTACATGTACGATATTGTCATTAAAAACCCCAACATCTTCCATGTCCGAGACATGTAA
- the LOC117629820 gene encoding thioredoxin domain-containing protein PLP3A-like, which yields MDPDSVKSTLQNLAFGNVMAAAARNYQKELLANEKAPATSSVNQEVDLDELMDDPELEKLHADRIAALKKEAEKREALKRKGHGEYREITEGDFLGEVTGTEKAICHFYHQEFYRCKIMDKHLKTLASKHVDTKFIKLDAENAPFFITKLGVKTLPCVIIFRKGVAVDRLVGFQDMGGKDDFSTRALEVVLIKKGIISEKKDEDDEDDGYKDGSRRTVRSSVNLDDSDSD from the exons ATGGATCCAGATTCAGTGAAATCCACTCTCCAAAATCTAGCCTTTGGAAATGTAATGGCCGCCGCGGCTCGCAATTACCAGAAGGAATTGCTTGCCAATGAAAAAGCACCGGCCACGAGCTCTGTCAACCAGGAAGTCGACCTTGACGAGTTGATGGAT GATCCTGAGCTTGAAAAGTTGCATGCGGATCGGATTGCTGCTCTAAAG AAAGAAGCTGAGAAGAGAGAAGCTTTAAAGAGGAAAGGGCATGGAGAATATAGGGAGATAACTGAAGGGGATTTTTTAGGTGAAGTTACTGGGACTGAGAAAGCCATCTGCCACTTCTATCACCAGGAGTTCTATAGATGCAA GATAATGGATAAGCATTTGAAGACCCTTGCTTCAAAGCATGTTGATACCAAGTTCATCAAGCTGGATGCAGAG AATGCCCCCTTCTTCATCACCAAGTTAGGAGTCAAAACTTTGCCTTGCGTCATAATCTTCAG AAAAGGAGTTGCTGTGGATAGGTTGGTTGGATTTCAAGATATGGGAGGAAAAGATGATTTCAGCACAAGGGCACTTGAGGTTGTACTAATCAAGAAAG GTATAATTAGTGAGAAGAaagatgaggatgatgaagatgatggaTATAAAGACGGTAGTCGCAGGACAGTGAGGTCCTCTGTGAATCTTGATGATTCTGATTCAGACtga
- the LOC117629804 gene encoding protein ACTIVITY OF BC1 COMPLEX KINASE 1, chloroplastic isoform X2 gives MDFLCVNCTSTAPSPTKHLSSRAHAVPSHRLNAPLQAPTSFKYRLRIRRGKRPLQFRVSNVASSAIEKRRSLGSGGESRLGPSNKPSAAMEQLDFERGVCVPFRKYTPENVRNKVLESRGAIVSLISRGVEIVWSLGLYWSALTYDCFVGRDEEVVPFRARQLRNLLCDLGPSFIKAGQVQRPEIEPIIYRDLFLFRTLASFLNGISLQKLGCNAELIVDEFGEKLLEELDYTLEARNIEDFIVNFKGDPTVKIPRVYKQLCGPRVLVMEWIDGIRCTNPQAVKDAGIDVNGFLTVGVSAALRQLLEFGLFHGDPHPGNIFAMQDGRIAYVDFGNVAVLSQQNKQILIDAVVHAVNEDYVEMANDFTRLGFLAPGTDVSPIVPALESIWQNSVGKGLSDFNFRSVTGKFNQLVYNYPIRIPERFSLVIRSLLTQEGICFTLQPDFKFLEVAYPYVAKRLLTDPNPALRERLIQVLFKDGVFQWKRLENLIVLAKENVTKLSSNPAFQAKDIQGSRDLQVSRKLDLTDTIKDGARLFIFDEGIRRKLILALTEDSKLHIQELVDVYRLVEDQIDVPSVAVEVARDFPTVVRDLMLSWSESVLADR, from the exons ATGGACTTCCTGTGCGTAAATTGCACAAGCACAGCTCCATCTCCTACCAAGCACCTAAGCTCGAGAGCTCACGCTGTTCCAAGCCACAGATTAAATGCGCCGTTGCAAGCTCCGACGTCGTTTAAGTACAGGCTTCGAATACGGAGAGGCAAGAGACCGTTGCAATTCCGAGTTTCGAACGTTGCGTCGTCCGCAATCGAAAAGCGGAGGAGCTTGGGGAGCGGCGGTGAGAGCAGGTTGGGGCCATCGAACAAGCCTAGCGCCGCCATGGAGCAGCTCGACTTCGAACGTGGCGTTTGCGTGCCGTTCCGCAAGTACACACCCGAAAAT GTGAGGAATAAGGTGTTGGAATCCAGAGGGGCAATTGTGTCTCTAATTTCGCGAGGCGTGGAGATTGTGTGGAGTTTGGGATTGTACTGGTCTGCCTTGACGTATGACTGCTTCGTCGGAAGGGATGAAGAAGTTGTTCCATTTCGTGCTCGGCAACTTAGAAACCTCCTGTGTGATTTGGGGCCTTCTTTCATCAAAGCCGGCCAG GTCCAAAGGCCGGAGATAGAACCTATAATTTACCGGGATCTTTTTCTATTCCGTACTCTTGCTTCATTCTTGAATGGCATCAGTCTACAGAAACTGGGGTGCAATGCTGAGCTGATTGTTGATGAATTTGGTGAGAAGCTTTTGGAGGAGCTTGATTACACTTTG GAAGCCCGCAACATTGAAGATTTTATTGTGAACTTCAAAGGTGATCCTACGGTTAAAATTCCTAGGGTTTACAAGCAACTTTGTGGTCCACGTGTTCTAGTGATGGAGTGGATTGATGGTATTCGGTGCACTAACCCACAG GCTGTTAAAGATGCTGGTATTGACGTAAATGGGTTCTTAACGGTTGGAGTCAGTGCTGCATTGCGGCAATTGCTAGAATTTGGGTTGTTCCATGGAGATCCACATCCTGGAAATATTTTTGCCATGCAAGATGGACGTATTGCATACGTGGACTTCGGGAACGTAGCTGTTCTTAGTCAG caaaataaacaaattttgaTCGATGCTGTTGTCCATGCTGTAAATGAGGACTATGTTGAGATGGCAAATGATTTCACTCGACTTGGCTTCTTGGCTCCTGGGACTGATGTCTCTCCTATTGTTCCAGCTTTAGAATCGATATGGCAGAACTCTGTTGGAAAAGGACTGTCTGACTTTAATTTTCGAAGTGTTACTG GGAAGTTTAACCAATTAGTCTACAACTATCCCATCCGTATCCCAGAAAGGTTTTCGCTTGTTATCCGTTCTTTATTGACTCAAGAGGGCATCTGTTTTACTTTGCAGCCAGACTTCAAATTTCTTGAG GTTGCCTATCCATATGTGGCAAAGCGCCTCCTAACGGATCCAAACCCAGCTCTACGTGAACGCCTCATACAG GTACTATTTAAAGATGGTGTTTTCCAATGGAAGCGGCTAGAAAACCTCATAGTTCTTGCCAAAGAAAACGTGACCAAATTGAGCAGCAACCCTGCATTCCAAGCAAAAGACAT ACAAGGGTCAAGAGACTTGCAAGTCAGTAGGAAACTGGACCTCACTGACACCATAAAAGATGGAGCTCGCCTTTTCATTTTCGACGAAGGAATTCGTAGAAAGCTCATTCTTGCTTTGACAGAAGATTCAAAGCTTCACATTCAAGAG CTTGTGGATGTATATAGACTGGTTGAGGATCAGATAGACGTACCGTCAGTTGCTGTGGAAGTAGCGCGAG ATTTTCCAACCGTTGTGCGAGATCTGATGCTTTCATGGAGTGAGTCTGTGTTAGCTGATAGGTAG